One Halomonas sp. M4R1S46 genomic window carries:
- the recC gene encoding exodeoxyribonuclease V subunit gamma → MPLTARQGPELAPGFMVIHGNRLEALRCLAVEWMKRHPLGPLENETILVQSNGIGQWLKLALAEDPAQGGAGIAAALDVTLPARFLWQAYRAVLEHAEGDVDAVPATSPFDKSRLVWRLLRLLPGLLDQPAFAPLARFLEDDADLRKHHQLAERLADLFDQYQVYRADWLDAWAAGEDVLISARGEARPLDEAQRWQPALWRAICHDVAEQRRSPCADVDTAQGAAGIDSSRARVHRRFLEAAESLTLENRPRDLPRRVVVFGISSLPSQALEALAAIARVSQVLLCVHNPCEHYWADIIEHKELLRAERRRQRRKQGMPERLDVLGDGDGEEALHLHAQPLLAAWGKQGRDYLRLLDEHDDSQRYEGLFEREALRIDLFEPCVPDDSPGLLLQQLQDDIRALRPLAETRDTWPAVDPTRDDSIVFHVAHGPQREVEILHDQLLAAFSDDPELRPRDIIVMVPDIDHYAPHIQAVFGQYERGQHSSDDPRYIPFTLSDQADRHRQPLLVALEKLVRLPELRFAVSDLLDLLEVPALRARFGLVEEDLPTLARWIEGAGIRWGLDARQRGSLDLPEGLTQNTWAFGLRRLLLGYAVGNSGGAWQGIEPFDDIGGLEAGLAGPLAQLLETLEAQWHRLRESHDVEGWVAVLRELLEACFSAEDAADSLMLARLEQGLQEFQESAREAGLTRELPLSVVREHWLAQIDEHSLSQRFLAGAVNFATLMPMRAIPFRRVCLLGMNDGDYPRHQPPLDIDLMHGDYRPGDRSRREDDRYLFLEALLSARRQLYVSWVGRSIVDNAEKPPSVLVGQLRDHLAAGWHTVDGDVQDGKLLAALTTEHPLQPFSRAYFPNPQEQDARSVADKRLFTYAHEWRDVHSKAAPAEEAAQLGDFEQENPMTLMQLGSFLRDPAKAFFTTRLKVFLEREDVTSLDNEPFTLDGLTHWQLQDALIQAQRLAIDEGRPREQALHDTLMRLEGQGVLAMGAFAERMRESLAKPMEALFEAYRQALDAWPHAVEEPEPVRLELPTRNAPPLEDWLDQLHVDDAGRRCRLLLLSSSLISQGRGRPQYRWAQLVRPWVAHLAGNLEAPLTTELLSKAGHVTLPPLEADTARQRLGELIGAWQAGMREPLPMAVEAAFAWLGKVDRHDGSIASNGPASDAWQAARKAYEGDGFVAGEVERNPYLAHRWPDFTALMAAAPADDGERLDFATLTERLLAPLYLALKGDKNGGDGK, encoded by the coding sequence AGGGCCCCGAGCTCGCCCCCGGCTTCATGGTCATCCACGGCAACCGCCTGGAGGCCTTGCGCTGCCTGGCGGTGGAGTGGATGAAGCGCCATCCGCTCGGCCCCCTGGAGAACGAGACGATCCTGGTGCAGAGCAACGGCATCGGCCAGTGGTTGAAGCTCGCCCTGGCCGAGGATCCCGCCCAGGGCGGCGCGGGCATCGCCGCGGCGCTCGACGTCACCCTGCCGGCGCGCTTCCTGTGGCAGGCCTACCGGGCGGTGCTGGAGCATGCCGAGGGCGACGTTGATGCGGTGCCGGCCACCTCGCCCTTCGACAAGTCGCGGCTGGTGTGGCGGCTGCTGCGCCTGCTGCCGGGGCTGCTCGATCAGCCGGCCTTCGCCCCCCTGGCGCGCTTCCTGGAAGACGACGCCGACCTGCGCAAGCATCACCAGCTCGCCGAACGCCTCGCCGACCTCTTCGACCAGTACCAGGTCTATCGCGCCGACTGGCTGGACGCCTGGGCGGCGGGCGAGGACGTGCTGATCTCCGCCCGCGGCGAGGCCCGGCCGCTGGACGAGGCCCAGCGCTGGCAGCCCGCGCTATGGCGTGCCATCTGCCACGATGTGGCGGAACAGCGGCGGTCGCCATGCGCCGACGTGGACACCGCCCAGGGCGCGGCCGGCATCGACTCCAGCCGCGCCCGGGTGCATCGGCGCTTCCTCGAGGCCGCCGAATCGCTCACGCTGGAGAATCGGCCCCGTGATCTGCCGCGCCGGGTGGTGGTGTTCGGCATCTCCTCGCTGCCCAGCCAGGCCCTGGAGGCGCTGGCCGCCATCGCCCGGGTCAGCCAGGTGCTGCTCTGCGTGCACAACCCCTGCGAGCACTACTGGGCCGATATCATCGAGCACAAGGAGCTGCTGAGGGCCGAACGCCGGCGCCAGCGGCGCAAGCAAGGCATGCCCGAGCGCCTCGACGTGCTGGGCGACGGCGACGGCGAGGAGGCCCTGCACCTCCACGCCCAGCCGCTGCTGGCCGCCTGGGGCAAGCAGGGCCGCGACTACCTGCGCCTGCTCGACGAGCACGACGACAGCCAACGCTACGAGGGGCTGTTCGAACGCGAGGCGCTGCGCATCGACCTCTTCGAGCCCTGCGTGCCGGACGACTCGCCGGGCCTGCTGCTGCAGCAACTGCAGGACGATATCCGCGCCCTGCGCCCGCTGGCCGAGACCCGCGACACCTGGCCGGCGGTGGACCCGACCCGCGACGACTCCATCGTCTTCCACGTCGCCCACGGCCCCCAGCGCGAGGTGGAGATCCTCCACGACCAGCTGCTGGCCGCCTTCAGCGATGATCCGGAGCTCAGGCCCCGGGATATCATCGTCATGGTGCCGGACATCGACCACTACGCCCCGCATATCCAGGCCGTCTTCGGTCAATACGAGCGCGGGCAGCACTCCAGCGACGATCCGCGATACATCCCCTTCACCCTCTCCGACCAGGCCGACCGTCACCGCCAGCCGCTGCTGGTGGCGCTGGAGAAGCTCGTGCGCCTGCCAGAGCTGCGCTTCGCGGTGAGCGACCTGCTCGACCTGCTGGAGGTGCCGGCGCTGCGCGCCCGCTTCGGCCTCGTCGAAGAGGACCTGCCGACGCTGGCCCGCTGGATCGAGGGCGCCGGCATTCGCTGGGGGCTCGACGCCCGCCAGCGCGGCAGCCTCGACCTGCCCGAGGGCCTCACCCAGAACACCTGGGCCTTCGGCCTGCGCCGGCTGCTGCTCGGCTACGCGGTGGGCAACAGTGGCGGTGCCTGGCAGGGCATCGAGCCCTTCGACGATATCGGCGGCCTGGAGGCGGGCCTGGCCGGCCCATTGGCGCAGCTGCTGGAGACCCTCGAGGCCCAGTGGCATCGACTGCGCGAGTCGCATGACGTGGAGGGCTGGGTGGCGGTACTGCGCGAGCTGCTGGAGGCCTGCTTCAGCGCCGAGGATGCCGCCGACAGCCTGATGCTGGCGCGCCTGGAGCAGGGCCTGCAGGAGTTCCAGGAGAGCGCCCGGGAGGCCGGCCTGACCCGCGAACTGCCCCTCTCGGTGGTGCGCGAGCACTGGCTGGCGCAGATCGACGAGCACAGCCTCTCCCAGCGCTTCCTGGCCGGGGCGGTCAACTTCGCCACCCTGATGCCGATGCGCGCCATCCCCTTCCGGCGGGTCTGCCTGCTGGGCATGAACGACGGCGACTACCCGCGCCACCAGCCGCCGCTGGACATCGACCTGATGCACGGCGACTACCGCCCCGGCGACCGCTCGCGCCGCGAGGACGACCGCTACCTGTTCCTCGAGGCGCTGCTCTCGGCGCGCCGCCAGCTCTATGTCAGTTGGGTGGGCCGCAGCATCGTCGACAACGCCGAGAAGCCGCCCTCGGTGCTGGTCGGCCAGCTGCGCGACCACCTGGCCGCCGGTTGGCATACCGTGGATGGCGACGTTCAGGATGGAAAGCTGCTCGCCGCACTGACCACCGAGCACCCACTGCAGCCGTTCAGCCGCGCCTATTTTCCCAACCCACAGGAGCAGGATGCGCGCAGCGTCGCCGACAAGCGGCTCTTCACCTACGCCCATGAGTGGCGCGACGTGCATAGCAAGGCTGCGCCAGCGGAGGAAGCCGCTCAACTGGGCGACTTCGAACAGGAAAACCCGATGACGCTCATGCAGTTGGGCAGTTTCTTGAGGGATCCCGCCAAGGCCTTCTTTACTACCCGGCTCAAGGTCTTCCTCGAGCGCGAGGACGTCACCAGCCTCGACAACGAGCCCTTCACCCTCGATGGCCTGACCCACTGGCAGCTGCAGGACGCCCTGATACAGGCCCAGCGCCTCGCCATCGACGAGGGCCGCCCCCGGGAGCAGGCGCTCCACGATACCCTGATGCGCCTGGAGGGCCAGGGGGTGCTGGCCATGGGCGCCTTCGCCGAGCGCATGCGCGAGAGCCTCGCCAAACCCATGGAGGCGCTGTTCGAGGCCTACCGTCAGGCGCTCGACGCCTGGCCCCACGCCGTGGAAGAGCCCGAGCCGGTGCGTCTCGAACTGCCCACCCGCAACGCCCCGCCGCTGGAGGACTGGCTGGACCAGCTGCACGTGGACGACGCAGGCCGGCGCTGCCGCCTGCTGCTGCTCAGCAGCAGCCTGATCAGCCAGGGCCGCGGCCGGCCCCAGTACCGCTGGGCGCAGCTGGTGCGCCCCTGGGTCGCCCACCTGGCCGGCAACCTCGAGGCCCCGCTGACCACCGAACTGCTCTCCAAGGCCGGCCACGTCACCCTGCCGCCGCTGGAGGCCGACACCGCCCGGCAGCGCCTCGGCGAGCTGATCGGCGCCTGGCAGGCCGGCATGCGCGAGCCGCTGCCGATGGCTGTCGAGGCCGCCTTCGCCTGGCTCGGCAAGGTCGACCGGCACGACGGCTCGATCGCCAGCAATGGCCCCGCCAGCGACGCCTGGCAGGCCGCCCGCAAGGCCTACGAGGGCGACGGCTTCGTGGCCGGCGAGGTCGAACGCAACCCCTACCTGGCCCACCGCTGGCCCGACTTCACCGCCCTGATGGCCGCCGCGCCGGCCGATGATGGTGAGCGCCTCGACTTCGCCACGCTGACCGAGCGGCTGCTGGCACCGCTCTATCTGGCCCTTAAAGGGGATAAAAACGGGGGAGATGGCAAATGA